The Anoxybacillus flavithermus genome has a segment encoding these proteins:
- a CDS encoding methionine ABC transporter ATP-binding protein, whose amino-acid sequence MITLSNVTKVYKAASGNVTAVDHVNLHIEQGEIFGIIGYSGAGKSSLIRLLNGLEKPTSGEVVVDGKDMGKISGKQLRQARQQIGMIFQHFNLLWSRTVRENIAFPLEIADVPKEERMKRVDELIQLVGLQGRENAYPSQLSGGQKQRVGIARALANNPKVLLCDEATSALDPQTTDSILDLLVDINKRLGLTIVLITHEMHVIRKICDRVAVMENGKIVEMGEVLHVFRKPEQPITKRFVQQVTEPEETKEAMLHLLERYPNGKVVQLTFVGEAAEQPLITQLIRQFDLNINILQGKISQTYHGAYGVLFIHLDGANEEIERALAFIRQQEVEVEVLANVQ is encoded by the coding sequence ATGATTACTTTATCAAACGTAACGAAAGTGTATAAAGCAGCAAGCGGGAACGTAACGGCAGTCGATCATGTGAATTTGCATATCGAACAAGGAGAAATTTTCGGTATCATCGGTTATAGTGGAGCAGGGAAAAGCTCGCTCATTCGATTATTGAACGGATTAGAAAAGCCGACAAGCGGTGAAGTGGTTGTTGATGGGAAAGATATGGGGAAAATTAGCGGGAAGCAGTTACGCCAAGCGCGTCAACAAATCGGGATGATTTTCCAACATTTTAATTTGCTTTGGTCGCGTACCGTGCGCGAAAATATTGCTTTTCCGTTAGAAATTGCAGATGTGCCGAAAGAAGAGCGAATGAAGCGCGTCGATGAACTGATTCAACTCGTCGGTTTGCAAGGGAGAGAAAATGCATATCCATCGCAACTGAGCGGCGGACAAAAGCAACGCGTTGGCATTGCACGCGCATTAGCGAACAATCCGAAAGTGTTGCTATGCGATGAAGCAACATCGGCGCTTGATCCGCAAACGACCGACTCAATTTTAGACTTGCTTGTTGATATTAACAAACGTCTCGGTTTAACGATCGTATTAATTACACACGAGATGCACGTGATTCGCAAAATTTGTGATCGCGTGGCGGTCATGGAAAACGGAAAAATTGTCGAAATGGGCGAAGTGCTTCACGTATTCCGCAAGCCAGAACAGCCGATTACGAAACGATTTGTTCAGCAAGTGACAGAGCCGGAAGAAACGAAAGAAGCGATGTTGCATCTTCTTGAACGATATCCGAATGGTAAAGTTGTGCAACTGACATTTGTTGGTGAAGCAGCTGAGCAACCGCTCATCACACAACTCATTCGTCAATTCGATTTAAATATAAATATTTTACAAGGGAAAATTTCACAGACGTATCACGGAGCATACGGGGTGTTGTTCATTCATTTAGACGGTGCGAATGAAGAAATCGAGCGAGCGCTCGCTTTTATTCGCCAGCAAGAAGTTGAAGTGGAGGTGTTGGCGAATGTTCAATGA
- a CDS encoding methionine ABC transporter permease, with protein sequence MFNELFPNVVWDKIWAATTETLYMTAVSVVATFVLGILLGLLLFLTSKGNIWENRLVNGIIASFVNIFRSIPFIILIILLIPFTKLVVGTILGANAALPALIIGAAPFYARMVEIALREIDKGVIEAAKAMGATTATIIWKVLLPEALPALVSGITVTAIALVGYTAMAGVVGAGGLGNLAYLEGFQRNNNDVTFVATVLILVIVFIIQFIGDFVTSKIDKR encoded by the coding sequence ATGTTCAATGAACTATTTCCGAACGTCGTTTGGGATAAAATATGGGCAGCCACGACGGAAACGTTGTATATGACCGCCGTCTCCGTTGTCGCAACGTTTGTGCTTGGTATTTTACTCGGATTGTTGTTGTTTTTAACGTCTAAGGGAAACATATGGGAAAATCGTCTCGTTAACGGTATCATTGCGTCATTTGTTAACATTTTTCGTTCTATTCCGTTCATTATTTTAATTATTTTGCTTATTCCATTTACGAAACTTGTCGTTGGTACAATTCTTGGAGCGAATGCTGCGCTACCGGCACTCATTATCGGGGCCGCTCCGTTTTATGCACGCATGGTTGAAATTGCGCTTCGTGAAATTGATAAAGGTGTCATTGAAGCGGCAAAAGCGATGGGGGCAACGACAGCAACAATTATTTGGAAAGTGCTTCTCCCTGAAGCGTTGCCAGCACTTGTATCTGGCATTACAGTTACAGCGATCGCGCTCGTTGGTTATACAGCGATGGCGGGAGTCGTTGGTGCTGGGGGGCTTGGAAACTTAGCGTATTTAGAAGGGTTTCAACGCAACAATAACGACGTCACGTTCGTTGCAACAGTGCTCATTTTAGTCATTGTCTTCATCATTCAGTTTATTGGTGACTTTGTCACTTCTAAAATAGATAAAAGATAA
- a CDS encoding methionine ABC transporter substrate-binding protein produces MKKWISLLVAAVVVLALAACGKNESAEEKANKLVVGASNVPHAEILEKAKPILKEKGIELEIVTFQDYVLPNKALADKELDANYFQHIPYLEAQMKEHGYDFVNAGGIHIEPIGVYSKKYKSLEELPNGAKIIMSNSVADHGRILSMLEEKGLIKLKDGVDKTKATIDDIVENPKNLVFEADVEAGLLPQVYKNNEGDAVLINANYALDAGLDPAKDPIAVESPENNPYVNIIAVRKGDETRKEIQTLVEVLQSKDIQDFILQKYNGAVIPAAK; encoded by the coding sequence ATGAAAAAATGGATCTCTTTACTTGTTGCGGCAGTTGTTGTATTAGCGCTCGCTGCTTGCGGAAAAAATGAAAGTGCAGAAGAAAAAGCGAATAAGCTTGTCGTTGGGGCATCCAACGTGCCACATGCGGAAATTTTAGAAAAGGCAAAACCAATTTTAAAAGAAAAAGGGATTGAATTAGAAATTGTGACGTTCCAAGATTACGTATTACCGAACAAAGCGTTAGCGGATAAAGAGTTAGACGCGAACTATTTCCAACACATTCCTTATTTAGAAGCACAAATGAAAGAACATGGTTATGACTTTGTAAATGCTGGTGGTATTCATATTGAGCCAATCGGCGTGTACTCGAAAAAATATAAAAGCCTTGAAGAGCTACCAAATGGTGCAAAAATCATTATGAGTAACTCGGTTGCCGACCACGGTCGCATTTTATCGATGCTTGAAGAAAAAGGGTTAATTAAATTAAAAGATGGTGTTGATAAAACGAAAGCGACGATTGATGACATCGTTGAAAATCCGAAAAATTTAGTATTCGAAGCAGATGTCGAAGCAGGATTACTTCCACAAGTATATAAAAACAACGAAGGAGATGCGGTATTAATTAACGCAAACTATGCGTTAGATGCGGGCTTAGATCCAGCGAAAGATCCGATCGCGGTTGAATCGCCAGAAAACAATCCATATGTGAACATTATTGCTGTTCGTAAAGGTGACGAAACACGTAAAGAAATTCAAACGCTCGTGGAAGTATTGCAATCAAAAGACATTCAAGACTTCATTTTACAAAAGTATAACGGCGCAGTCATTCCAGCTGCAAAATAA
- a CDS encoding alkylhydroperoxidase produces the protein MSMEQCLHEYKQGLGTFTQHMPKVGQTFNAFTEACFAEGSLSKKEKQLIALGISVAKQDEYCTIYHTKGCIDEGATEEQIFEACAVAAALAGGATMSQAVTLVRQCVEEFRHVH, from the coding sequence ATGTCGATGGAACAATGTTTACACGAATATAAGCAAGGGCTAGGAACATTTACGCAACATATGCCGAAAGTTGGACAAACGTTTAATGCGTTTACAGAGGCATGTTTTGCAGAAGGATCGTTATCCAAAAAAGAAAAACAATTAATTGCTCTCGGTATTAGTGTCGCCAAACAAGATGAATATTGCACGATTTATCATACAAAAGGGTGTATCGATGAAGGGGCGACAGAAGAACAAATATTTGAAGCGTGTGCCGTTGCTGCTGCGTTAGCTGGTGGGGCGACGATGAGCCAAGCGGTTACGCTCGTTCGTCAATGTGTAGAAGAATTTCGGCACGTTCATTAA
- a CDS encoding ABC transporter ATP-binding protein, which produces MATLTIKDLHVAIDGKEILKGVNLEIKGGEFHAIMGPNGTGKSTLSAAIMGHPKYEVTKGSITLDGQDVLEMEVDERARAGLFLAMQYPSEISGVTNADFLRSAINARRGEGNEISLMKFIRQLDEKMAFLEMNPDMAHRYLNEGFSGGEKKRNEILQLMMLQPKIAILDEIDSGLDIDALKVVAKGVNEMRSNDFGCLIITHYQRLLNYITPDYVHVMMQGRIVKSGGPELAQRLEAEGYDWIKKELGIEDEVVEQEA; this is translated from the coding sequence ATGGCAACATTAACAATTAAAGATCTTCACGTTGCAATTGACGGAAAAGAAATTTTAAAAGGGGTTAACCTTGAAATTAAAGGTGGCGAGTTCCATGCGATCATGGGGCCGAACGGAACAGGGAAATCGACGTTATCCGCTGCCATTATGGGGCATCCCAAATATGAAGTAACAAAAGGAAGCATTACGTTAGATGGTCAAGATGTACTAGAAATGGAAGTAGATGAGCGCGCTCGTGCTGGGCTATTTTTAGCGATGCAATATCCTAGCGAAATTAGCGGTGTAACAAATGCGGATTTCCTTCGCTCAGCAATTAACGCGCGTCGCGGAGAAGGAAATGAAATTTCATTAATGAAATTTATCCGTCAATTAGATGAAAAAATGGCGTTTTTAGAAATGAATCCAGATATGGCGCATCGTTATTTAAACGAAGGATTTTCAGGTGGAGAGAAAAAGCGAAATGAAATTTTACAATTAATGATGTTACAGCCGAAAATTGCAATTTTAGACGAAATTGATTCAGGTCTTGACATTGACGCATTAAAAGTTGTTGCAAAAGGCGTCAATGAAATGCGTAGCAACGACTTCGGCTGTTTAATTATTACGCACTATCAACGTTTATTAAACTACATTACGCCAGATTACGTACATGTGATGATGCAAGGACGCATCGTGAAATCTGGTGGTCCAGAGTTAGCACAACGTCTTGAGGCTGAAGGATACGATTGGATTAAAAAAGAGCTAGGCATTGAAGATGAAGTCGTCGAGCAAGAAGCGTAA
- a CDS encoding Fe-S cluster assembly protein SufD, protein MIETKLPFDQQYVRSFSEGRGEPDWLLNVRLQALAQAEQLPLPKPDKTKIDRWNFTQFSTHLVESAPLSSLEELPEEVKVLIDIDEEQKNVYVQRDHTCAYASLADELKEKGVIFTDLATAVREHSDLVEKYFMNGVKVNEHRLAALHAAFVNGGVFVYVPKHVQVDVPLQAVYVHEKAEALFNHVIIVADVGSKVTYVENYISTCERSEAIVNIITEVFALDDAQVFFGAVDSLAKGTTTYVNRRGITGRHARIEWALGLMNDGNTISENITRLIGDGSFGDTKTVVVSRGEQVQNFTTSVIHYGKHTEGYILKHGVVKDEATSIFNGIGKIEHGASKSNAEQESRVLMLSPKARGDANPILLIDEDDVTAGHAASVGRVDPTQLYYLMSRGIPKTEAERLIIHGFLAPVVNEIPIDRVKKQLIEVIERKVK, encoded by the coding sequence ATGATTGAGACGAAACTACCATTCGACCAACAGTATGTCCGCTCTTTTTCTGAAGGGCGTGGAGAACCGGACTGGCTTTTAAACGTTCGCTTACAAGCTCTTGCGCAAGCTGAACAACTTCCTTTACCGAAGCCAGATAAAACGAAAATTGATCGTTGGAACTTTACACAATTTTCTACTCATCTCGTTGAAAGCGCACCGCTTTCGTCGTTAGAAGAGTTGCCAGAAGAAGTGAAAGTGCTTATCGATATCGATGAGGAACAAAAAAATGTATATGTGCAACGCGATCATACATGTGCGTACGCATCGCTTGCTGATGAATTAAAAGAAAAAGGTGTCATTTTTACAGACTTAGCGACAGCTGTTCGCGAACATAGCGATCTTGTGGAAAAATATTTTATGAACGGTGTAAAAGTAAATGAACATCGTCTTGCTGCCCTTCATGCTGCGTTTGTAAATGGTGGCGTGTTTGTATACGTACCAAAGCATGTGCAAGTTGATGTGCCTTTGCAAGCTGTATATGTCCATGAAAAGGCGGAGGCGTTGTTTAACCATGTCATTATCGTTGCGGATGTCGGTAGCAAAGTGACGTATGTTGAAAACTATATTTCAACATGTGAACGTTCCGAAGCGATCGTAAACATCATTACGGAAGTGTTTGCATTAGACGATGCGCAAGTATTTTTTGGCGCCGTGGACAGTTTAGCGAAAGGGACAACGACGTATGTAAACCGCCGCGGTATTACAGGTCGTCATGCGCGCATTGAATGGGCGCTCGGTTTAATGAACGATGGAAATACCATTTCAGAAAACATTACGCGTTTAATCGGCGACGGTTCGTTTGGTGACACAAAAACAGTTGTTGTAAGCCGTGGAGAACAAGTGCAAAACTTTACGACAAGCGTCATTCATTATGGAAAGCATACGGAAGGCTACATTTTAAAACATGGCGTGGTAAAAGACGAAGCAACATCCATCTTTAACGGTATTGGTAAAATTGAGCATGGCGCATCGAAATCGAACGCAGAACAAGAATCACGCGTGCTTATGTTAAGTCCGAAAGCGCGTGGCGATGCGAACCCAATTTTATTAATTGATGAAGATGACGTCACAGCAGGCCATGCGGCATCGGTCGGTCGTGTTGACCCGACACAATTATATTATTTAATGAGCCGCGGTATTCCGAAAACGGAAGCGGAACGATTAATTATTCATGGCTTTTTGGCGCCAGTTGTCAATGAAATTCCGATTGACCGTGTAAAGAAACAATTAATCGAAGTGATCGAAAGGAAAGTTAAATGA
- a CDS encoding cysteine desulfurase, which yields MNVKELRQLFPILDQQVDGKPLVYLDSAATSQKPLPVIEAIDNYYRQYNSNVHRGVHTLGTKATDAYEGAREKVRRFIGAASTEEIIFTRGTTTAINLVAASYGRANVREGDEIVITYMEHHSNIIPWQQVAKQTGATLKYIPLQPDGTIRLEDVEQTVTPNTKIVAVMHVSNVLGTINPVKEIARIAHKNGAVVVVDGAQSTPHMKVDVQDIDCDFYAFSGHKMCGPTGIGVLYGKKRLLEQMEPVEFGGEMIDFVGLYESTWKELPWKFEGGTPIIAGAIGLGAAIDFLEQIGLDHIAEHEHRLAQYALEQLATIDGLTIYGPKERAGLVTFNIDGVHPHDVATVLDAEGIAVRAGHHCAQPLMKWLNVTATARASFYLYNTEEEIDALVSALKKTKEYFSYVF from the coding sequence ATGAATGTAAAAGAACTTCGTCAACTATTCCCGATTTTAGATCAACAAGTAGACGGCAAGCCGCTCGTTTATTTAGATAGCGCAGCGACTTCTCAAAAGCCGTTGCCTGTCATTGAAGCGATTGACAACTATTATCGGCAATACAATTCGAACGTTCATCGCGGCGTGCATACGCTCGGTACAAAAGCAACCGATGCATACGAAGGGGCGCGTGAAAAAGTGCGCCGCTTCATCGGTGCCGCTTCGACGGAAGAAATTATTTTTACGCGTGGGACGACAACGGCCATTAACTTGGTGGCGGCCAGTTACGGTCGCGCAAACGTGCGCGAAGGCGATGAAATCGTCATTACGTATATGGAGCACCATAGTAACATTATCCCCTGGCAACAAGTTGCTAAACAAACAGGGGCGACGCTTAAATACATTCCGCTACAACCAGATGGTACGATTCGCTTAGAAGATGTCGAACAAACGGTAACACCGAATACGAAAATTGTAGCTGTCATGCACGTATCCAACGTGCTCGGTACGATCAACCCAGTAAAAGAAATTGCTCGAATCGCTCATAAGAACGGCGCTGTCGTCGTTGTTGACGGGGCACAAAGCACGCCGCACATGAAAGTAGATGTGCAAGATATCGACTGCGATTTTTATGCGTTTTCGGGACATAAAATGTGTGGCCCAACAGGCATCGGGGTGTTATACGGTAAAAAACGCTTGCTTGAGCAAATGGAGCCTGTGGAATTCGGCGGGGAAATGATTGATTTTGTTGGGTTGTACGAGTCAACATGGAAAGAACTTCCGTGGAAATTTGAGGGTGGTACACCAATTATCGCAGGAGCGATTGGCTTAGGAGCTGCCATTGATTTTCTTGAACAAATTGGATTGGATCATATTGCTGAGCATGAACATCGTTTAGCGCAATATGCGCTCGAACAACTTGCAACGATTGACGGGTTGACGATTTACGGTCCGAAAGAGCGTGCAGGACTTGTGACATTTAATATTGACGGTGTGCATCCGCACGATGTTGCGACCGTCTTAGATGCGGAAGGCATTGCCGTTCGTGCTGGTCACCATTGTGCGCAACCACTTATGAAGTGGCTAAACGTGACAGCAACTGCACGAGCAAGCTTTTATTTATACAACACAGAAGAGGAAATTGATGCGCTTGTTTCAGCATTAAAGAAAACGAAGGAGTATTTCAGCTATGTCTTTTAA
- a CDS encoding iron-sulfur cluster assembly scaffold protein NifU has translation MSFNSHLDTLYRQVIMDHYKNPRNRGVLEGEHVDINMNNPTCGDRIHLTLKVEDGKIVDAKFEGEGCSISMSSASMMTEAIKGKTIEEALKLSTIFSDMMQGKDYDDSIDLGDIEALQGVSKFPARIKCATLAWKAMEKGLHEQQG, from the coding sequence ATGTCTTTTAATAGCCATTTAGATACGTTGTATCGACAAGTCATTATGGATCATTATAAAAACCCGAGAAATCGTGGTGTATTAGAAGGGGAACACGTCGATATCAACATGAACAACCCGACGTGTGGCGACCGCATTCACTTAACATTAAAAGTAGAAGACGGAAAAATTGTCGATGCGAAATTTGAAGGAGAAGGTTGTTCCATTTCGATGTCCTCCGCATCGATGATGACGGAGGCGATTAAAGGAAAAACAATTGAAGAAGCGCTCAAGCTATCAACGATTTTTTCCGACATGATGCAAGGAAAAGATTACGACGATTCGATTGATTTAGGTGATATTGAAGCACTTCAAGGTGTATCGAAATTCCCAGCCCGCATTAAATGTGCAACGTTAGCGTGGAAAGCGATGGAAAAAGGATTGCATGAGCAACAAGGCTAG
- a CDS encoding Fe-S cluster assembly protein SufB, with protein sequence MAKKMPEIGEYKYGFADKDVSVFRAERGLTREIVEEISRMKNEPKWMLEFRLKALDIFYSMPMPQWGGDLSSLDFDEITYYVKPSEKSGRSWDEVPEEIKATFDKLGIPEAEQKYLAGVSAQYESEVVYHNMKEDLEKLGVIFKDTDSALKENEDLFREHWAKVVPPTDNKFAALNSAVWSGGSFIYVPKGVKVDTPLQAYFRINSENMGQFERTLIIVDEGAHVHYVEGCTAPVYTTNSLHSAVVEIIVKKGAYCRYTTIQNWANNVFNLVTKRAVCEENATMEWIDGNIGSKLTMKYPAVILKGEGARGLTLSIAIAGKGQHQDAGAKMIHLAPNTSSTIVSKSISKQGGKVTYRGIVHFGRKADGSRSNIECDTLIMDNQSTSDTIPYNEILNDNISLEHEAKVSKVSEEQLFYLMSRGISEQEATEMIVMGFIEPFTRELPMEYAVEMNRLIKFEMEGSIG encoded by the coding sequence ATGGCGAAAAAAATGCCAGAAATCGGTGAATATAAGTACGGTTTCGCCGATAAAGACGTATCTGTCTTCCGCGCTGAGCGCGGATTAACGCGCGAAATTGTAGAAGAAATTTCGCGTATGAAAAATGAACCAAAGTGGATGCTTGAATTTCGCTTAAAGGCGTTAGATATTTTTTACAGTATGCCGATGCCACAATGGGGTGGCGATTTATCAAGCTTAGATTTCGATGAAATTACGTATTACGTCAAACCTTCAGAAAAATCTGGGCGCTCATGGGATGAAGTACCAGAAGAAATTAAAGCGACGTTCGATAAGCTCGGTATTCCAGAAGCAGAACAAAAATATTTAGCTGGGGTATCGGCTCAATACGAATCGGAAGTTGTATACCACAACATGAAAGAAGACCTTGAGAAATTAGGTGTCATTTTTAAAGACACAGACTCAGCGCTAAAAGAAAACGAAGATTTGTTCCGCGAGCATTGGGCGAAAGTCGTTCCGCCGACAGATAATAAATTTGCAGCACTCAACTCAGCCGTTTGGTCGGGTGGTTCGTTCATTTACGTACCAAAAGGTGTAAAAGTTGATACGCCGTTGCAAGCGTATTTCCGAATTAACTCGGAAAATATGGGCCAATTTGAGCGGACGTTAATTATCGTCGACGAAGGGGCACACGTTCATTACGTTGAAGGCTGTACGGCGCCTGTATATACGACAAACTCCCTTCATAGCGCCGTCGTTGAAATTATCGTGAAAAAAGGCGCGTATTGCCGTTATACAACGATTCAAAACTGGGCAAACAACGTCTTCAACCTCGTGACAAAGCGCGCGGTTTGCGAAGAAAACGCAACGATGGAATGGATCGATGGAAATATCGGATCAAAATTAACGATGAAATATCCAGCAGTTATTTTAAAAGGAGAAGGTGCGCGTGGTTTGACACTTTCGATTGCGATTGCTGGCAAAGGACAACATCAAGACGCAGGTGCAAAAATGATTCACTTAGCACCAAATACGTCATCAACGATCGTATCCAAATCGATTTCGAAACAAGGCGGAAAAGTCACATATCGCGGTATCGTTCATTTCGGACGGAAGGCGGACGGATCACGTTCAAATATTGAGTGCGATACACTCATCATGGATAATCAATCAACATCTGATACAATTCCATACAACGAAATTTTAAACGACAACATTTCGCTTGAGCATGAAGCAAAAGTGTCGAAAGTATCAGAAGAACAACTATTTTATTTAATGAGCCGCGGCATCTCTGAACAAGAAGCGACAGAAATGATCGTTATGGGCTTTATTGAGCCGTTTACGAGAGAATTGCCGATGGAATACGCCGTTGAAATGAACCGACTCATTAAGTTTGAAATGGAAGGTAGTATTGGATAA
- a CDS encoding site-specific integrase, translated as MYLRYPGYKKPETNIVFHQQDGRWLRTNVVREYFKEVCKRAELPVLSPHALRHSHAVHLLEAGANIKYVFERLGHASIKMTADTYLHVTKKIEDGALELYQRYTERK; from the coding sequence ATGTATTTAAGATATCCCGGCTACAAGAAGCCAGAAACGAACATCGTCTTTCACCAGCAAGACGGACGTTGGTTGCGGACGAATGTCGTAAGGGAATATTTCAAAGAAGTATGTAAACGGGCAGAACTTCCTGTTTTATCGCCGCATGCGTTACGTCATAGTCACGCCGTGCATCTTTTAGAGGCTGGGGCAAATATCAAATATGTTTTCGAGCGATTAGGGCATGCCAGCATAAAAATGACCGCTGATACGTACCTCCATGTGACCAAGAAAATTGAGGATGGGGCACTGGAGTTGTATCAGCGGTACACCGAAAGAAAATGA